In a single window of the Rhizobiaceae bacterium genome:
- a CDS encoding bifunctional serine/threonine-protein kinase/universal stress protein, with the protein MSRNFEPGMAIDGFELVERLPSGGMASVWKARKPGIDGMVVLKIPFLDPGQDASIIVGYEVEDMIARRLSGKHVPRFHGFGDLRDVPYVAMEFVEGESVASLIGKAPLPFEEVRRIGIETGVALAALHEQKVAHLDLKPENIILAKRGAVLLDFGLAAHAELPDLLGAESDVPMGTAAYISPEQVLGVRNDPASDIFALGCILYQLASGQEPFGWPQTTAGMRRRLFQRPTELRTLNPAIPRWLEQIIEKCMEVDRARRYTDAAQLVHDLRNPDQVRVVERKQQATGIKGFFAGLFGGGEKQAEIRVKRSADTGAGPPVVLAAVDLSEGVDALAEQIRAETGIVLAARRDSRLTCVTVLKTEIIGDQSEVDAEGRSRYVNLLVALKDWAHPLHLADGRASFHVLEAVSPADAILDFAERNQAGHIVMGARASSAMRRHLGSVSTKVVAEAKCSVSVIRVKAIETAARAEEEQEA; encoded by the coding sequence GTGAGCCGCAATTTTGAACCCGGAATGGCGATCGATGGCTTCGAGCTTGTGGAGCGCCTGCCCTCCGGGGGCATGGCGTCGGTCTGGAAGGCGCGCAAACCCGGCATCGATGGAATGGTGGTCCTGAAAATCCCCTTCCTCGATCCGGGTCAGGATGCGTCGATCATCGTCGGCTACGAGGTCGAGGACATGATCGCGCGCCGCCTGTCGGGCAAGCATGTGCCGCGCTTCCACGGTTTCGGCGACCTGCGCGACGTGCCCTATGTCGCGATGGAGTTCGTCGAGGGGGAAAGCGTCGCATCGCTCATCGGTAAGGCGCCGCTTCCCTTCGAGGAGGTCAGGCGCATCGGCATCGAGACCGGCGTGGCGCTCGCCGCCCTGCACGAGCAGAAGGTCGCCCATCTCGATCTCAAACCGGAAAACATCATCCTTGCGAAACGTGGCGCGGTGCTGCTCGATTTCGGACTGGCCGCGCATGCCGAGCTACCCGACCTTCTGGGCGCGGAAAGCGACGTGCCGATGGGGACCGCCGCCTATATCTCGCCGGAACAGGTGCTGGGCGTCCGCAACGATCCGGCAAGCGACATATTTGCGCTGGGTTGCATTCTCTACCAGCTCGCCAGCGGGCAGGAGCCGTTCGGCTGGCCGCAGACGACGGCGGGCATGCGCCGCCGCCTGTTCCAGCGGCCCACGGAACTGCGGACGCTCAACCCCGCCATCCCGCGCTGGCTGGAGCAGATCATCGAGAAATGCATGGAGGTGGACCGCGCGCGGCGCTACACGGACGCCGCGCAGCTCGTGCACGATTTGCGCAATCCCGACCAGGTGCGGGTGGTCGAGCGCAAGCAGCAGGCCACTGGAATCAAAGGGTTTTTCGCCGGTCTGTTCGGGGGCGGCGAAAAGCAGGCGGAAATCAGGGTCAAGCGTTCGGCGGACACGGGAGCAGGGCCGCCGGTGGTGCTGGCTGCCGTCGACCTTTCCGAGGGCGTCGATGCGCTGGCCGAGCAGATCCGCGCCGAGACCGGCATTGTGCTTGCCGCGCGTCGCGATTCACGGCTGACCTGTGTCACCGTGCTGAAAACGGAGATCATCGGCGACCAATCCGAAGTCGATGCAGAGGGCCGCTCGCGCTATGTCAACCTGCTCGTCGCGCTCAAGGACTGGGCGCATCCGCTGCATCTGGCGGACGGGCGCGCGAGCTTCCACGTTCTGGAAGCCGTCAGTCCCGCCGATGCCATCCTCGACTTTGCCGAGCGCAACCAGGCCGGCCACATCGTGATGGGGGCGCGGGCGTCATCGGCCATGCGCCGCCATCTCGGCTCCGTTTCGACCAAGGTGGTCGCGGAAGCAAAATGCTCCGTGTCGGTCATCCGGGTCAAAGCCATCGAGACAGCGGCCCGCGCCGAGGAGGAGCAGGAAGCGTAA
- the recF gene encoding DNA replication/repair protein RecF, whose translation MPFISKLTLTDYRNYGHLSLGLAPGAVVLTGENGAGKTNLLEAISFLAPGRGFRRATLAEVAREGGSGAFAIHALLDGPDGAAEIGTGTAAQDILTGEATRKVRINGANARSADALLEWLRVMWLTPGMDGLFTGPAAERRRFLDRLVLTVNTTHGQMTSAYEKAMRDRNRMLTDNVRDVGWFEAVEAQMAEAGVAVAAARVELLRLIVGMVARLPDSGPFPQADLVLEGSVEGLVPEMPAVEAEERFRAMLAEGRERDRAAGRAIEGPHRTDLRVRHRPKDMPAELCSTGEQKALLVGIVLSHARLCGEMSGLTPILLLDEIAAHLDAGRRAALFAILDDLGCQCFMTGTEAALFSSLKGRARFLSVEHGNVAPTAD comes from the coding sequence ATGCCTTTTATAAGTAAGCTAACGCTTACTGATTATCGCAATTATGGCCATTTGAGCCTCGGCCTTGCGCCGGGCGCTGTGGTGCTGACCGGCGAAAATGGCGCCGGAAAGACAAATCTGCTCGAAGCGATCTCCTTCCTTGCGCCGGGACGCGGCTTTCGCCGCGCCACGCTTGCCGAGGTCGCGCGGGAAGGCGGCAGCGGCGCGTTCGCCATCCATGCCCTGCTGGACGGGCCCGATGGGGCCGCCGAGATCGGTACGGGGACGGCGGCGCAGGACATTTTGACCGGAGAAGCGACGCGGAAGGTCCGCATCAACGGGGCGAATGCCCGCAGCGCGGACGCGCTTCTGGAATGGCTGCGGGTCATGTGGCTGACGCCCGGAATGGACGGCCTGTTCACCGGCCCGGCGGCGGAGCGCCGCAGGTTTCTCGACCGCCTCGTGCTGACGGTGAACACGACACACGGCCAGATGACCTCCGCCTATGAAAAGGCGATGCGTGACCGTAATCGCATGCTTACGGACAACGTGCGCGATGTCGGCTGGTTCGAGGCCGTCGAGGCCCAGATGGCGGAAGCGGGTGTGGCGGTCGCCGCCGCAAGGGTGGAATTGCTTCGACTGATCGTCGGCATGGTCGCGCGCCTTCCCGACAGCGGGCCTTTTCCGCAGGCTGACCTTGTGCTGGAAGGCTCGGTGGAGGGCCTCGTCCCGGAGATGCCCGCTGTGGAGGCCGAGGAGCGGTTTCGCGCCATGCTGGCCGAGGGGCGCGAGCGCGACCGCGCCGCCGGGCGCGCCATCGAAGGCCCGCACCGCACGGATTTGCGCGTTCGTCACCGCCCGAAGGATATGCCGGCGGAACTTTGCTCTACCGGTGAGCAGAAGGCGCTGCTCGTCGGCATCGTGCTGTCGCATGCAAGGCTTTGCGGCGAAATGTCGGGGCTGACGCCGATCCTGCTCTTGGACGAAATCGCCGCGCATCTCGATGCCGGTCGGCGCGCCGCGCTGTTTGCCATTCTAGACGATCTCGGCTGTCAATGCTTCATGACCGGGACCGAGGCCGCGTTGTTTTCAAGCCTGAAAGGCCGCGCCCGGTTTCTCAGCGTCGAACACGGGAACGTCGCGCCCACAGCGGATTGA
- the rpsT gene encoding 30S ribosomal protein S20: MANTSSAKKATRKIARRTEINKNRRSRVRTFVRKVEEALAAGDKSGAEAAFLAAQPELMRAATRGVMHKNTASRKVSRLAKRVRAVEA, translated from the coding sequence ATGGCCAATACCTCTTCGGCCAAGAAGGCGACGCGCAAGATTGCTCGCCGGACCGAAATAAACAAGAACCGCCGTTCGCGCGTACGTACCTTCGTGCGCAAGGTGGAAGAGGCGCTTGCCGCCGGCGACAAGTCGGGCGCGGAAGCCGCGTTCCTCGCCGCACAGCCCGAATTGATGCGCGCCGCGACCAGGGGCGTGATGCACAAGAACACGGCATCCCGCAAGGTTTCCCGCCTCGCAAAGCGCGTGCGTGCCGTCGAAGCCTGA
- a CDS encoding molybdopterin-synthase adenylyltransferase MoeB translates to MTGSAPLSDSELERYARHIVLAEIGGAGQQQLKRARVLVVGAGGLGAPVLQYLAAAGVGTLGIVEDDTVSLSNLQRQVIHDTAAVGLDKGESAKSAIMRINPDVSVELHNMRLSTGNARGLVSLYDLVVDGSDNFETRYALADACEAEKKPLVHAAVGRFDGSITVLMPYETGDDGALNPRYRDLFPEAPPPGLVPSCAEAGVVGALTGVMGTLQAMEVIKLVTGIGEPLVGRLLLYDALAARFDTVRYHR, encoded by the coding sequence ATGACAGGATCCGCTCCACTTTCCGACAGCGAACTTGAGCGTTATGCGCGCCATATCGTGCTGGCCGAGATCGGCGGCGCGGGCCAACAGCAGTTGAAGCGCGCGCGTGTGCTGGTGGTGGGTGCAGGCGGCCTCGGTGCGCCGGTGCTGCAATATCTGGCCGCGGCAGGCGTCGGCACGCTTGGAATCGTCGAGGACGACACGGTCTCGCTTTCGAACTTGCAGAGGCAGGTGATCCACGACACCGCCGCTGTCGGGCTGGACAAGGGCGAAAGTGCAAAGTCCGCGATCATGCGGATCAATCCGGACGTAAGCGTTGAATTACATAATATGCGGCTTTCCACCGGGAATGCGCGGGGCCTGGTATCCTTGTATGATTTGGTGGTGGACGGCTCGGACAATTTCGAGACGCGCTATGCCCTTGCCGATGCCTGCGAGGCAGAGAAAAAGCCGCTGGTGCATGCCGCGGTGGGACGGTTCGATGGATCGATCACCGTGCTGATGCCGTATGAAACAGGCGATGACGGCGCGCTCAATCCAAGGTATCGCGATCTTTTTCCCGAAGCGCCGCCGCCGGGCCTTGTGCCCTCATGCGCCGAGGCCGGAGTGGTTGGCGCGCTGACCGGCGTGATGGGCACGTTGCAGGCCATGGAAGTGATCAAGCTCGTGACCGGCATCGGCGAGCCGCTGGTGGGACGTTTGCTGCTCTACGACGCGCTGGCGGCGCGTTTCGACACGGTGCGTTACCACCGATGA
- a CDS encoding metallophosphoesterase family protein, which translates to MLIGIFSDIHANREAFDATFAAAERAGVERVVLLGDLVGYGPDPAYIVDRARELVAAGALCVKGNHDEAAVTGNFSGMSENARDALRWTVGRLSAAQRAFLDEMPMVQRQDDILYTHAGAWRPESWSYVKDIADARRSFEAVDARIAVCGHTHVPVVFYRLPNGAITSFVPVANKPAPLFPSRRSVIVCGAVGQPRDGNPAACLGLLDTGAATVTMLRVPYDWDETARKISDAGLPGWLGMRLKIGR; encoded by the coding sequence ATGCTGATCGGCATATTCTCCGACATTCATGCCAATCGCGAGGCGTTCGACGCGACTTTCGCCGCCGCCGAACGGGCAGGGGTGGAGCGTGTCGTGCTGCTCGGCGACCTTGTCGGCTACGGTCCCGATCCGGCATATATCGTTGATCGCGCAAGGGAACTCGTCGCCGCAGGGGCGCTCTGCGTCAAGGGCAACCACGACGAGGCGGCGGTGACCGGCAATTTCTCCGGCATGAGTGAGAACGCGCGCGACGCGCTTCGCTGGACGGTGGGCCGCCTTTCCGCCGCGCAGCGCGCCTTTCTGGATGAAATGCCGATGGTGCAGCGGCAGGACGACATTCTCTATACTCATGCCGGGGCATGGCGACCCGAAAGCTGGTCCTATGTGAAGGACATCGCGGATGCGCGACGGAGCTTCGAGGCTGTCGATGCGCGGATCGCCGTTTGCGGCCATACGCATGTGCCCGTCGTCTTTTACCGCCTGCCAAATGGCGCGATCACCAGTTTCGTGCCCGTCGCCAACAAGCCGGCACCGCTTTTTCCGTCCCGCCGCAGCGTCATCGTCTGCGGCGCGGTGGGCCAGCCACGAGACGGCAACCCGGCCGCATGCCTGGGCTTGCTGGACACCGGCGCGGCAACTGTCACAATGCTGCGCGTGCCGTATGATTGGGACGAAACGGCACGCAAGATCAGCGATGCCGGCCTGCCGGGCTGGCTCGGCATGCGCTTGAAGATAGGGCGATAG
- the dnaN gene encoding DNA polymerase III subunit beta: MRVIIERSNLLKSLNHVHRVVERRNTIPILSNALLTAEGASLEMKATDLDLEMNEATPARVEQAGSTTVPAHLLYDIVRKLPDGAEVMLKVDEGGSSMAVISGRTSFRLQCLPASDFPALSSGSYPHIFRLESTALKGLIDKTQFAISTEETRYYLNGIYFHTHESNGKLTLRAVATDGHRLARAEMDAPAGSEGMPGIIIPRKTVSELQKLLDNPDIAVTTEVSESKIRFTIGPVILTSKLIDGTFPDYQRVIPANNDKKLVLDRQAFAAAVDRVSTISSERGRAVKLSIGDGQVTLAVNNPDSGSATEEVAADYGSDPIEIGFNAKYLLDVAAQLTGSEARFMLADAGSPTLIQDAADEHTLYVLMPMRV, from the coding sequence ATGCGTGTCATCATCGAACGGTCCAACCTTTTGAAATCCCTCAACCATGTTCATCGCGTGGTGGAGCGGCGCAATACAATTCCGATACTCTCGAACGCGCTTTTGACGGCGGAAGGCGCGAGCCTCGAAATGAAGGCGACCGACCTCGACCTTGAAATGAACGAGGCGACGCCCGCGCGTGTCGAGCAAGCCGGCTCGACCACCGTTCCCGCCCATCTGCTCTACGATATCGTTCGCAAGCTACCGGACGGTGCGGAGGTGATGCTCAAGGTCGATGAGGGCGGCAGTTCCATGGCCGTCATTTCGGGCCGGACCTCGTTCCGCCTGCAATGCCTGCCCGCGTCGGATTTCCCCGCCCTTTCCAGCGGCTCCTACCCCCATATCTTCAGGCTGGAATCGACCGCGCTGAAGGGATTGATCGACAAGACGCAATTCGCGATCTCGACCGAGGAAACGCGCTACTATCTCAACGGCATTTATTTCCACACGCATGAAAGCAACGGCAAGCTGACGCTGCGCGCCGTCGCCACAGACGGGCACCGCCTTGCGCGCGCCGAGATGGATGCTCCGGCAGGTTCGGAAGGCATGCCCGGCATCATCATTCCGCGAAAGACGGTCAGCGAATTGCAGAAGCTGCTCGACAATCCCGACATCGCGGTGACGACCGAGGTTTCCGAGAGCAAGATCAGGTTCACCATCGGCCCGGTCATCCTGACCTCCAAGCTCATCGACGGAACCTTCCCGGACTACCAGCGCGTTATTCCGGCGAACAATGACAAAAAGCTTGTGCTCGACCGGCAGGCCTTCGCGGCGGCGGTGGACCGTGTGTCGACGATTTCCTCCGAACGCGGACGCGCCGTGAAGCTGTCCATCGGTGACGGGCAGGTGACGCTTGCCGTCAACAACCCCGATTCGGGAAGCGCGACGGAAGAAGTTGCCGCCGATTATGGATCGGACCCCATCGAGATCGGCTTCAACGCCAAATATCTGCTCGATGTGGCCGCGCAGCTTACCGGCAGCGAAGCGCGCTTCATGCTGGCCGACGCGGGTTCGCCGACGCTGATACAGGATGCCGCCGACGAGCATACGCTCTATGTGCTGATGCCGATGCGGGTCTGA
- the dnaA gene encoding chromosomal replication initiator protein DnaA translates to MSIGVGAVPSHWAQDTGAQDTDHEGGAAKADAAAQTFDRVRAQLKARLGTEVYSSWFQRMKLAEASKSLVRISVPTAFLRSWINSHYLDLIVELWREEEPDLLKLEIVVRSAARASHVPAGAAAATAQPARASTASATTHTPATTSTRSERSYAQKPASAPASADPGRSAVLGSPLDSRYTFGSFIEGPSNRVAFAAARAVAESHASAVRFNPLFLHASVGLGKTHLLQAIAAESVKQNPKARVVYLTAEYFMWRFATAIRDNYALVLKEQFRDIDLLIIDDMQFLQGKSIQHEFCHLLNMLLDSAKQVVVAADRPPSDLESLEPRVRSRLVGGVALEISAPDYSMRLDMLKQRLDGVQAEDASVEISAEVLEHVARTITGSGRDLEGAFNQLLLRHTLEPQITVDRIDDILGRIYRSGEPKRVRIEDIQRIVARHYNVSKTELLSNRRTRTIVKPRQVAMFLSKSMTPRSLPEIGRRFGGRDHTTVLHAVRKIEDLSASDQTLAQELELLRRLIVDQA, encoded by the coding sequence ATGTCAATTGGAGTGGGCGCGGTGCCATCTCATTGGGCGCAGGATACGGGGGCGCAGGATACGGATCATGAAGGAGGCGCAGCCAAAGCCGATGCAGCGGCGCAAACCTTCGACCGGGTGAGGGCGCAACTGAAGGCCCGGCTCGGGACCGAGGTCTATTCGAGCTGGTTCCAGCGCATGAAGTTGGCCGAGGCGTCGAAGAGCCTCGTGCGCATCTCTGTTCCGACGGCGTTTCTCCGCTCCTGGATCAACAGTCACTATCTCGACCTCATCGTCGAGTTGTGGCGCGAGGAGGAGCCGGACCTTCTGAAACTCGAAATCGTCGTGCGGTCGGCAGCCCGCGCATCGCATGTGCCCGCAGGCGCAGCAGCCGCCACGGCGCAGCCCGCGCGCGCTTCGACCGCCTCCGCTACCACGCACACGCCGGCCACGACATCGACGCGCAGCGAACGCAGCTATGCGCAGAAACCTGCGTCCGCGCCCGCTTCCGCCGATCCCGGCCGGTCGGCGGTGCTGGGTTCCCCGCTCGACAGCCGCTATACGTTCGGCTCCTTCATCGAAGGCCCGTCGAACCGCGTCGCCTTTGCGGCGGCGCGCGCCGTGGCCGAATCCCACGCCAGCGCCGTGCGCTTCAATCCGCTTTTTCTCCACGCCTCGGTGGGGCTCGGCAAGACGCATCTTCTGCAGGCAATCGCGGCGGAATCCGTGAAGCAGAATCCGAAGGCGCGCGTCGTCTACCTGACCGCCGAATATTTCATGTGGCGCTTCGCAACCGCGATCCGCGACAATTATGCGCTGGTTCTCAAGGAACAGTTCCGCGACATCGACCTGCTCATCATCGACGACATGCAGTTCCTGCAGGGTAAGTCGATCCAGCACGAATTCTGCCATCTCTTGAACATGCTGCTCGACAGCGCCAAGCAGGTCGTGGTTGCGGCCGACCGCCCGCCGTCGGACCTGGAATCGCTGGAGCCGCGCGTACGCTCGCGCCTCGTCGGCGGGGTTGCGCTGGAGATTTCCGCGCCGGACTATTCGATGCGCCTCGACATGCTGAAGCAGAGGCTGGACGGCGTGCAGGCGGAAGACGCCTCCGTCGAAATCTCCGCGGAAGTGCTGGAGCATGTCGCACGCACCATCACCGGCAGCGGCCGCGACCTCGAAGGCGCGTTCAACCAGCTTCTGCTGCGCCACACGCTGGAACCGCAGATCACCGTCGACCGCATCGACGATATTCTTGGCCGCATCTACCGGTCTGGCGAGCCGAAGCGCGTGCGCATCGAGGACATCCAGCGCATCGTCGCGCGGCATTACAACGTTTCCAAGACGGAACTCCTGTCGAACCGACGCACGCGCACCATCGTCAAGCCGCGCCAGGTCGCGATGTTCCTATCGAAATCCATGACGCCGCGCTCCCTGCCGGAAATCGGCAGGCGCTTTGGCGGGCGCGATCATACGACCGTGCTGCACGCCGTGCGCAAGATCGAGGATTTGTCCGCAAGCGACCAGACGCTCGCGCAGGAACTTGAATTGCTGCGCCGGCTGATCGTCGATCAAGCCTAG
- a CDS encoding enoyl-CoA hydratase has product MTYETILVETRGKVGLITLNRPKALNALNSQVMADVVAAAQAFDADPGIGCMVLTGSEKAFAAGADIKEMQAKSYVDAYLADFFVEWEGLTRVRKPVIAAVAGYALGGGCELAMMCDFIIAAENAKFGQPEITLGVMPGMGGSQRLTRFVGKSKAMDMCLTGRMMDAAEAERSGLVSRVVPLEQLLDETMKAADRIASLSLPAVIMNKESVNRAYETTLAEGLRFERRVFHSMFAFEDQKEGMAAFVEKRQPDFRNR; this is encoded by the coding sequence TTGACCTATGAAACCATTCTCGTTGAAACGCGCGGCAAGGTGGGCCTGATAACCCTCAACCGGCCCAAGGCGCTGAACGCGCTGAACAGCCAGGTGATGGCGGATGTCGTCGCGGCCGCGCAGGCGTTCGACGCCGACCCCGGAATCGGCTGCATGGTGCTCACAGGGTCGGAAAAGGCATTCGCCGCCGGGGCGGACATCAAGGAGATGCAGGCGAAATCCTATGTGGACGCCTATCTCGCCGATTTCTTCGTCGAGTGGGAAGGCCTGACCCGCGTGCGCAAACCCGTCATTGCGGCGGTGGCCGGCTATGCGCTGGGCGGCGGCTGCGAACTCGCCATGATGTGCGATTTCATCATCGCAGCCGAAAATGCGAAGTTCGGACAGCCTGAAATCACGCTCGGCGTGATGCCCGGCATGGGCGGCTCGCAGCGCCTGACGCGCTTCGTGGGCAAGTCCAAGGCCATGGACATGTGCCTTACGGGGCGCATGATGGATGCCGCCGAGGCGGAGCGCTCGGGGCTGGTGTCGCGCGTCGTGCCGCTCGAGCAATTGCTGGACGAAACGATGAAGGCGGCGGACCGGATCGCGTCGCTGTCGCTGCCCGCCGTCATTATGAACAAGGAATCGGTGAACCGCGCCTACGAAACGACGCTGGCGGAGGGCCTGCGCTTCGAACGCCGCGTGTTCCATTCCATGTTCGCGTTCGAGGACCAGAAGGAAGGCATGGCCGCCTTTGTCGAAAAACGTCAACCCGATTTCCGCAACAGGTGA